In the genome of Oncorhynchus clarkii lewisi isolate Uvic-CL-2024 chromosome 22, UVic_Ocla_1.0, whole genome shotgun sequence, one region contains:
- the LOC139380272 gene encoding receptor activity-modifying protein 1, with translation MENRQTILTCLIVILMALTRFSEGGYVAQCNRLTFDHYVHGYCLPNFNQSMEASNYQHRCPWPTFKDSYIILKHCVEQVATSTRCVEPSLKDDIFLEVHQMFFSLCSRVEDPAFAVLMLLILPCIITILLLPLLCVHITTTTGL, from the exons ATGGAGAATCGACAGACTATTTTGACCTGCCTTATTGTGATCCTCATGGCCTTAACAC GGTTTAGCGAGGGTGGCTACGTTGCACAGTGCAACAGGCTAACGTTCGACCACTACGTGCATGGTTACTGCCTCCCAAACTTCAACCAGAGCATGGAAGCTAGCAACTATCAGCACAGATGTCCCTGGCCCACCTTTAAAGA CTCCTACATCATTTTGAAGCACTGTGTGGAACAAGTAGCCACCAGTACCAGGTGTGTGGAGCCTTCACTGAAGGATGACATCTTCCTAGAGGTGCACCAGATGTTCTTCTCACTCTGCTCGCGTGTGGAGGACCCGGCTTTCGCTGTCCTGATGTTGCTGATTCTGCCTTGTATCATCACCATTCTGCTCCTACCCCTGCTGTGTGTCCACATCACCACAACCACTGGGCTCTGA